CACGTTTCCCACGTGGAGCAACAGCATTGCGCTGGGGCTGGCCGGGTTGGCGTTGCTGGGCTCAATGCTCTTGGCGCTACGCAGGCTCTCCACCACCCTTTCGCTGCCAGATCCCCGGATGGCTGCCTTCGACCTTCGCTGGCGGGCAATATCCGCTACGATCACGGCCAGATTCACCAGCGGCTCACTGCTTGCCTACTTAGGTGGAACGTTAATCTTCTCCGGTCCAGACCTGTTCACACCCACCTCCACCTGGTGGGGAATCGCCTGCGTTGGTGGCGGCGGGGCCTTCGCACTTGCGGGGGCTGTGCAACTGGGGTTGGCGGCCAAGGACGGGTTGAGTATCCGTGCCAAAACCCTGGAAGCGGCTCCGGGAACACAATCGGCATAAACTGGATGGCACCATGACTTTCACTATTACCTATCATCCCGCGCTGCCTGTCTCTGAGCGCCGCGAGGACATCATGGCTGCCATCGCCGCCAACCAGGTCACCATCATCGCCGGGGAAACGGGTTCCGGAAAGACCACCCAGATCCCCAAAATGTGTGTGGAACTAGGGCTCGCGGAGCAGGGCTTGATTGGCCATACGCAGCCTCGCCGTCTCGCCGCCCGCACGGTGGCGGAACGCATTGCCAGCGAACTTGGCGTCGAGATCGGCGAGGAAGTGGGCTTCCAGGTTCGTTTCACCGGCCATGTTGGCCCCAAAACCAAAATCAAACTCATGACCGACGGCATTTTGTTGGCAGAGATCCAGCGCGACCGCCTTCTGCGCAAATACTCCGTCATCATCATTGACGAAGCTCATGAGCGCTCACTTAACATTGACTTCATTCTTGGCTATTTACGCCAGATTCTGCCCAAGCGCCCGGATTTGAAAATTATTATCACCTCCGCCACGATTGACCCGGAGCGCTTCGCCACCCACTTCGCCTCCCCCACAGCTCCGGCACCCATCATCGAGGTCTCCGGGCGCACTTTCCCGGTTGACATCCGCTACCGGCCGTTGAGTGGCCCTGCCACCGGGGAGGACCTCGACGGGGAGGACTCGCGTACCGACCCCCAGTTGGACGGCGGCAACAGTGAGGAAGACCGGGATCCGTTGGATGCCGTCTGCGATGCGGTGGATGAATTAGCCAAAGAGGCGCCCGGGGATGTTTTGATCTTCTTCTCCGGCGAGCGCGAAATCCGTGATGCCGCAGATGCGCTCTCGGCACGGGTGAAAACCAACCCAAGGCTACGCAACACTGAAATTCTGCCACTTTTTGCACGCCTGTCACTGGCCGAACAGCATGCTGTGTTCACCCCGGGCAGCCGTCGGCGAATTGTGTTGGCCACCAACGTTGCCGAGACCTCACTGACCGTGCCTGGAATCAAATACGTCATTGACACGGGTACGGCCCGCATCTCCAGATATTCGCACAGAACAAAGGTTCAGCGCCTTCCTATTGAACGCGTATCGCAGGCCTCCGCCAACCAGCGCTCAGGGCGTTGCGGCCGCGTCTCGGATGGTATCTGCATCCGCCTGTATTCCGAAGAAGATTACAACGCGCGCAGTGAGTTTACGGATCCTGAAATCCTGCGCACCAACTTGGCTGCCGTGATCTTACAAATGACGGCCATGGGTGTGGCGCAAGGACCCAAGGATGTGGCAAAGTTCCCGTTCGTACAACCGCCAGACTCCCGTGCCATCACTGACGGTGTAACGTTGCTGCGCGAACTCGGTGCCGTCAACGCGCAAGGTTCCATCACCGCCGTGGGCCGGCAACTCTCCCAACTGCCGGTGGATCCACGGTTGGGCAGGATGATTGTTGAAGCCGCCAAACGGGGCGTGGCTGCCGAGGTCATGGTCCTTGCAGCAGCCCTCACCATCCAGGACCCCCGCGAGCGTCCCACAGACAAACAGCAACTGGCCACCGAGAAACACAAACGCTTCCAGGATGAGAATTCTGATTTCACCGGTTTCCTGAACCTGTGGCGCTACATCAAGGAAAAGCAGAAAGAGCTTTCCTCAAGCGCGTTCCGGCGCCTGTGCAAGGCCGAATTTATTAACTACTTGCGGGTTCGTGAGTGGCAAGATTTGTTCACACAGCTTAAGCAAATGGCGAAGTCGTTGGAGATCAAAGTATCAGGCAATGACATTGACCCGGTGGCCAACCATGACGCTATCCATATGAGTCTGCTGACAGGTTTACTGAGCCATATTGGTCTTTATGATCAGCGTAAACGCGAATATGCCGGCGCTCGCGGGACAAAGTTCGTGGTGTTTCCGGGCTCTGCCCTGTTCAAGAAATCCCCAGACTGGGTCATGGCTGCAGAACTGGTGGAAACTTCCCGACTCTGGGCTCGTGTAGCAGCCAAATTTGATCCGCTGTGGGCTGAGCAGGTAGCTCCGGATCTGGTCAAGCATACGTACAGTGAGCCACATTGGTCCAAGAAAATGGGCTCTGTCATGGCGCATGAAAAGGTCACGCTATATGGGGTGCCCATTGTCCCCGACCGGCGCATTCACTATGGCCGGATCGATCCCGAACTCAGCCGTGAACTGTTCATCCGGCATGCACTGGTGGAGGGCGATTGGCACACCAATCATAAGTTCTTCCACCGCAACCAGGCTGTGCTGGCTGAGGTTGAAGAAATGGAAACCCGCATGCGCCGGCGTGATCTACGTGTGGATGATGAGACGCTCTTTGATTTCTATGACGAGCGTGTGGGTTCGGAGGTGGTTTCCGAGCGGCACTTTGACAAGTGGTGGAAAGGGGCCCGGCATGAGTCCCCCGCGCTATTAGACCTTGACTCCCATTTGGTCATGGCGGAGGAACCCGAACTTGATGAAGCGGCATTCCCCAAGTTATGGAACCAGGACGGGTTTGAGCTGCCGCTGTCCTATGAATTTCACCCTACGGCGCCAGGCTCAGCCCCGAATCCGTCCGACGGCGTGACCGTCCAGGTACCGTTGTTGTTCCTTAACCAACTCCCTGAGGCGCCGTTTAGGTGGCAGATTCCGGGGTTGCGCGCCGAACTTGTGACGGCGTTAATCAAATCCTTACCCAAGGCGGTTCGGAAGAACTTCATCCCCGCCCCTGATGTGGCCCGGCAGGCAGCGGCCGCTCTGGCAGCTGACTTCGATCCGTCGGTGGACGCTCTTGAGCCCTCGCTGGAATTAGCACTGCGGCGCATCAAGGGTCATGTTATTCCGCCGGGGTCGTGGAACTGGGATGCCGTGCCCACGCACTTGCGCATGACCTTTTCCGTGGTGGATAAAAATAATCGAATCTTGGAGGAGGGCCAGGACCTCTCAGCATTGGCGTCAACCCTGGCAGGAGCCACACGTCGGGCCATCGCCGAATCATTGGGTGCCACGCCCAAGACCACGCAGGCTGGGCGGGCTCCGCTGAACACTCCGGCCAGCGCTGCCAGCGCCGGAAAGAACGGTGCAGCTAATCTGCCAACGGTGCCAGCGGGCACGGTACCAGGTGGCTCTGGGTCAGATAAACCTGGGTCAGAAAGCACGGGTATCCAGGAACGTTCCGGGCTCACCGAGTGGAGTGTTGGAAGCTTGCCACGCGAAGTCAGGCGTTTGGTGGCCGGGCATACCGTGACGGGTTATCCAGCTTTGGTAGACGAGGGGGCAACAGCGGGACTGCGCGTTTTCCAGCGTCAGGACGTGCAGGAATCTGCCATGCGCGGCGGCGTCATCAGACTGTTGGCACTGCGTGTGACTTCTCCTGACCGCTATGTGCTGGACCACCTTAGCAACACGGAAAAACTCACCTTCAGCCAAAATCCACACGGCTCCGTCACAGAGCTGATTGCCGATTGCACGTTGGCCACCATAGATAAGCTCACCCCTGCACAGCTACCGTGGACGGACAAGGAATTCAACGCCCTGTATGAAGTGATCCGGGCGGAGCTTTTCGACTCGGTGTTCTCGGTGACTGCCGTGGTGGAAAGGGTTTTGGCGGCCAATCTACGCATTCGCAAGGCGCTCCGGGATTCCACCAGTTTGCCCCTCATCAGCGCCCTGAATGACATCAACGAACAGCTTGATCTGCTGGTTTATCCCGGCTTTGTGGCAAAGACAGGTTTTTCCCAACTCAGCCAGCTGCCGCGTTATCTGACAGCGATTGAGCGCCGATTGGAGCGACTACCCAGCAACGTTCCTCGCGACACGGCCTCAATGGCTGCCGTGCAACGTCTTGAAGACGAGTACGACGACGCCATGGCAGCTTTGCTGCCCGGGCAGCGTTCAACAGCCGGGCTGGAACACGTGCGGTGGATGATCGAGGAGTTGCGGGTTAGTTTGTTCGCCGTGGAGCTTGGAACAGCGTATTCGGTTTCCGAGAAACGAATCCGGGTGGCACTGGGCAAAGCAATGGCCTAGTTTCACGTGTGCTGCGCAGCCACCCAAGTCCTGAGCCAGAGTGGATAGACCTTTGAGGCAGCCAAAAGGGCTGGCACTTCGCTTTCCGCGAAGCGCCAGCCCTCATCCTTCAGTGCATCCCTGAATCCTTCAGTGCATCAGTGGATCAGTGCCGAACGGTGACGCTACTGTTCCTGTTCAGAAACATCACCGCTAAGGGCCCCAGCGTCAGCTTCCACTGCATCGGTGGGTTTCAAGTCCTGAGACTGATGACCAAACGGGTCCATGCGCGGCCGCCGTTCTGGTTGAAGACGTCCACGAATCCGGGTGGTGAGCGAACGCAAGTTCAGTAGTGGCGAATCCTGGTTAGGGCCTTCAACTTCCAGGCCATAGAAATCTCCGATGTGCTCAAGGAAGGCCATGCGCCTAGCCTTCTCGTAAGCGCGGGACTCACGGGAGAACGCCCGGTAGGTTGACCAACAAATCAGGATCAGCACCAAGCTGAAAGGCAAGGCGATGATGATCGCTGCCGTTTTCAAGGCGTTCAGTCCACCGGACAGCAGCAATGCACTGGCCAGCAGCGATGTGGCCAAGGTGAAGAAAATACGGATCCACGGCTTTGGTTCCACTTCCCCACCGCTGGCGATCATGCCCATGACCAAAGCGCCGGAGTCGGCTGAGGTCACGAAGAAGATCACGATCATCAGGATCGCTCCGATGGTAAGCACCCCTCCTGCAGGTACCTCAGCCAGCATGGCAAACAGTGCACCAGCGGCATCAACTGTTCCGTCAGGGCCCACCAACCCGCCCTTGCCGGAGAGCTCAGAATACAGCGCCGTTCCACCGAGCACGCTGAACCACAGCATTGTGAGTAGGGTCGGTACCAGAATCACTCCGGCCACGAATTGGCGCACCGTGCGACCCTTGGAAATCCGGGCAATGAAGATACCCACAAAAGGTGCCCAGGATATCCACCAGCCCCAGTAGAACGTGGTCCACGTTGACTGCCAGGCTTCGCCCTCCGCGCCGGTGAATGCACTAACGTTGAAAGCCATCCCCACAAAATTCTGCAGGTAGTTGCCCGTGGACTGCACAAAGTTGCGCAGCAGGAACTGTGTGGGTCCAACCACCAGCAGGAAGACTACAAAAACACCGGCCAGGATGAGGTTGGTGTTCGAGAGCCATTTCATACCTTTGCCCACACCCGAGAGAACCGAGAACAACACCAGGCAGGTCACCACCGCAATGATGACAAGGTCAATGAACATTGAAGAAGTGATCAGCCCGGCGCTTTCCAATCCCGCGCTGATTTGCAGCACGCCAAGGCCCAGTGAAGTGGCCACACCAAAGATCGTACCGACTAAAGCGATAACGTCAATCACGTTGCCCAGCCCTCCGCGGACTCTGCTTCCGAGCAGAGGTTCCAGCGTCCAGCGGATCGATATTGGCCGTCCGCGTCGATGGATGGCGTAAGCCAAGGCCAGCCCGATGACTACGTAGATGGACCAGGCGTGGACTCCCCAGTGCAGGAAGGTCTGCGAGAGAGCGTGCTGAGCCAGCTCGCCGGGGGAACCGGTGGTGCCCGGTTTGGGGGAGGCATAGTGACTTAAGGGTTCGCTGACCCCGTAGAACACCAAACCGATTCCCATTCCGGCGGCGAAGAGCAGGGCAAACCAGGAACCAACCGAGAATTCCGGTTCGTCGTCGTCCTTGCCGAGCTTAATATCGCCAAACTTACCGAAACCCACCCAGAGGCAGAAGATCACCAAAGCGGTGGCCAGCAGCACGTAGTACCAGTTAAAGTAGCCGACAATTGTGCTTTGGATCCCAGAAAACAGTGTCTCTGCGGCGTTGGGGGTGATGATGGCAAACAGCGTGAAAAATATGACGATCACGGCTGTGGGCCAAAAGACCCAGCGATGGACCCGAGGCTTAGATTTTGTTTCTGACATTTTTCCAGCATAAGCGAATTTGTTTCCGCCATACCAAGTTTAAAACAAGGAGAAATACTCACACCACCGCCATGACGGGATTTCTTTCTCCCTCAAGTGAGCCGTTTCACCTCACCTAGGAAGCTGGAACGAACTCCTCGTGACCGGCCGCGCGCAGCGCAACACGAATCTTCTCAGCGTTGGCGTCCATAACCGCTGGCTCCGGAGCGTTATCAACTGTTTCGAAATCGAAGTTCTCCATACCGTAGGCCGGGAAGACGTGCACGTGCAGGTGCTCAACTTCAAAGCCGGCGATGGTCAGTCCTGAGCGAGGAGCGTCGAAGGCGGCTAGTTGGGCCTGGCCAATCGTATGAGCAACCAGCATTAGCTTGCTCACAAGCTCCGGTGCTGCATCCGTCCACTTGTCCACTTCCAACCGGGGCACAACCAGCACGTGTCCATCAGTCAAAGGACCAATGGTCAGAAATGACACGCAGTCTGCGTCCTTCCAGACGAATCGGCCGGGAATCTCGCCATTGATGATTTTACTGAACAAAGTACTCAAGAATTACTCCCTAAAGAAGGTGAAAAGAAGAGTTAAAGAGTGCTTGCATCAAGCACGAATCGGTATTTGACGTCACCGGCAACCATCCGGTCGTAGGCCTTGTCCAATTCGCTGGCTGACACCATTTCAATATCGCAGACAACACCGTGTTCGGCACAGAAGTCAAGCATTTCCTGGGTCTCAGCAATCCCGCCAATCAAGGAACCGCCGTAAGCGAGACGCTTGCGAATCAGCAGCCCCGGTTCCACAGCCGGCATCTCTTCCGACGGCAGACCCAACTGGATCAACGCACCGTCACGGGCCAGCGTTCGCAGGTAAGGGTTAAGATCGTGAACCGCAGCCACAGTGTCCAAAATGGCGTTCAATGTATGCTTTGCCCCGGCCATTGAATCGCTGTCGGTGGAGATCACCACGTTATCTGCACCAAGGGCCAGAGCGGCATCAACCTTCGCCGGAGAGGTTGTAAAAACAGTAACCTTGGCCCCGAGTGCCTTGGCGATCTTCACACCCATGTGGCCAAGACCGCCCAAACCAATCACACCCACACTGTCTCCGTCCTGGACATCCAGGTAGCGCAGTGGTGAGTAGGTGGTGACGCCGGCACATAGCAGAGGTGCTGCAGCTGCCGGGTCCATGCCTTCGGGAATGTGCAAAACATAGTTTTCATCCACAACAATGGCTTGTGAATAGCCGCCTTGGGTGATGACTGAACCATTGCGTTTATCCGGTGCACCGTAGGTACCAACCATGCCAACTTCACAGTACTGCTCAAAGCCTTCCAAGCATGAGTCGCATTCCCGGCAGGAATCAACCATGCAGCCAACACCAACGCGCTGGCCCACAGTGAAGCCCTCCACGGAATCGCCAACGCGGCTAACAATGCCAACAATTTCATGCCCGGGTACCAGCGGGTACTTTGTGGTTCCCCATTCCGAGCGGATGCTGTGCACATCAGAGTGGCACAGTCCACAGAATTCAATAGCAATTTCAACATCGTGGGCACCTGGTTCACGGCGTTCGATGGTGCTGGGCGTGAGCCCGGAGGTGGGTGATTGAGCTGCATATGCTTTTACGTGGGTCATGGACCAAGCCTATCGCCGTTGGTGTCCATCCCAACAGTGGGAACAGTTTCTACCGCCCGCTCGCCCTGGTTTGACCAGGCAGACCACGACCCCGGATAAAGTGCCGCCTTGAAGCCGGCTATTTCAAGGGCAGCGATCTGATGCGCGGCGGTGACGCCAGAACCGCAATAAACAGCCACGGAACTTCCAGGGGCTACTCCCAATGCCGTAAATCTGACATGCAGCTTATCCGCCGCTAAAAATGAGGCATCCGGCGCCAAATTTTCGGCTGTTGGCGCACTGACAGCGCCGGGAATATGCCCGGCTCTCGGGTCAATCGGCTCCACTTCGCCCCGGTACCGCTCCCCTGCCCTGGCATCCAACAACACCCCGTCGAAGTTAGCTGCACCATCACTATCGATGGTTTCCATCGCCCCAAAATGTACGACGGCGTTGCCCGGCTCCGGCTGTACCTCACCGTCTTCGAGCGGCAGTTTAGCCAAACGCCAAGCTGCCAGCCCGCCGTCGAGCAAGTAAACATTCGCCAAGCCCGCGTGGCGCAAGAGCCACCAGGCACGGGCAGCCGCGGTGGCGCCGGAGTCGTCGTAAACCACGACTGTGTCATTTTCATTGATGCCCCACATGCGGACTGTGTGGGCAAAGTCAGCCTCGGCGGGCAAAGGGTGGCGGCCATCCTGGGGAACCCCGTGGGATGCCAGTTGAGAATTCATGTCCCCGAAGACGGCACCGGGAATGTGCCCGGCCAGGTAATGCTCATGGCCGTGCGGGTCCCCCAGCGCCCACCGCACATCCAGCAGCACTGTTCGTTTGTTTTGACTCAACCGGTCGTTGAGGTTTGCAACACTGATCAGAACTGACATTTGCGGCTCCTTGGTCGTTGAGGAAACGGACTCCACGAACAAATCTACGCCAGTGCATACACTTGGTTTTATGAACCCAACAGCATCGAACACTTCCGCCGTGTCCACAGCGCACGCGGATAGGGTGTGGACCCGTACCGCGATTGGTAAAGTACAGGCCGAGAACAACCGCTCAGCTGACACCCATCTGTACAAGATCGAGCTGCCTGCGCAGTGGGGCGTTGACCTGTATGTGAAGGATGAGTCGTGCCATAGGACCGGCAGCTTAAAGCATCGCTTGGCCAGGTCCCTGTTCCTGTTTGCACTGGTAAATGGGCAGATTCATGAGGGCACCACAGTGGTGGAAGCGAGCTCCGGCAGCACAGCGGTTTCTGAAGCTTATTTTGCGCAACTGCTTGGCCTGGACTTCGTTGCCGTGATGACCCGTTCCACAAGCCCGGAAAAGATTGCCTTAATTGAGCAGTTTGGTGGGCGCTGCCACTTGGTTGATCAGGCCGATGAGGTGTATTCGGCAGCCACAGCCATTGCCACCGAACACAACGGCCACTACATGGATCAATTCACCTATGCCGAACGGGCCACCGATTGGCGTGGCAATAACAACATCGCCGAATCCATTTTCAATCAGTTGGAGCATGAGCGGTTCCCTGATCCCAGCTGGGTGGTTGTTGGTGCCGGCACTGGCGGTACTTCGGCCACGATTGGCCGTTACATTCGTTACCACGGCCACAGCACCCAGCTTGCCGTGGTTGATCCCGAGGGTTCAGCGTTTTATCCGGCGTGGAAATCTGGGGATCTTTCCATTGTCACAGGAAACTCTTCCCGGATCGAAGGCATTGGGCGCCCGCGAGTGGAGCCCAGTTTTGTCCCTGGCGTGATTGATACCATGATGGAAATTCCTGACGCCGCATCCGTGGCAGCCATGATGCACTTTGAACACCTGACAGGGTTGCATGCAGGACCCTCCACCGGCACAAATTTGTGGGGCGTATGGCAGCTGGTGGCGCAGATGATTGCCAAGGGTGAAGGTGGCAGCATTGTGACATTGATGTGCGACGGCGGCGAACGCTACGG
This genomic window from Arthrobacter sp. TMP15 contains:
- a CDS encoding PLP-dependent cysteine synthase family protein, with translation MNPTASNTSAVSTAHADRVWTRTAIGKVQAENNRSADTHLYKIELPAQWGVDLYVKDESCHRTGSLKHRLARSLFLFALVNGQIHEGTTVVEASSGSTAVSEAYFAQLLGLDFVAVMTRSTSPEKIALIEQFGGRCHLVDQADEVYSAATAIATEHNGHYMDQFTYAERATDWRGNNNIAESIFNQLEHERFPDPSWVVVGAGTGGTSATIGRYIRYHGHSTQLAVVDPEGSAFYPAWKSGDLSIVTGNSSRIEGIGRPRVEPSFVPGVIDTMMEIPDAASVAAMMHFEHLTGLHAGPSTGTNLWGVWQLVAQMIAKGEGGSIVTLMCDGGERYGGSYNNAQWLGEKGLDPAPHLQAIEDFFASGLWHG
- a CDS encoding NAD(P)-dependent alcohol dehydrogenase, translating into MTHVKAYAAQSPTSGLTPSTIERREPGAHDVEIAIEFCGLCHSDVHSIRSEWGTTKYPLVPGHEIVGIVSRVGDSVEGFTVGQRVGVGCMVDSCRECDSCLEGFEQYCEVGMVGTYGAPDKRNGSVITQGGYSQAIVVDENYVLHIPEGMDPAAAAPLLCAGVTTYSPLRYLDVQDGDSVGVIGLGGLGHMGVKIAKALGAKVTVFTTSPAKVDAALALGADNVVISTDSDSMAGAKHTLNAILDTVAAVHDLNPYLRTLARDGALIQLGLPSEEMPAVEPGLLIRKRLAYGGSLIGGIAETQEMLDFCAEHGVVCDIEMVSASELDKAYDRMVAGDVKYRFVLDASTL
- a CDS encoding HIT family protein, translated to MSTLFSKIINGEIPGRFVWKDADCVSFLTIGPLTDGHVLVVPRLEVDKWTDAAPELVSKLMLVAHTIGQAQLAAFDAPRSGLTIAGFEVEHLHVHVFPAYGMENFDFETVDNAPEPAVMDANAEKIRVALRAAGHEEFVPAS
- a CDS encoding BCCT family transporter; translated protein: MSETKSKPRVHRWVFWPTAVIVIFFTLFAIITPNAAETLFSGIQSTIVGYFNWYYVLLATALVIFCLWVGFGKFGDIKLGKDDDEPEFSVGSWFALLFAAGMGIGLVFYGVSEPLSHYASPKPGTTGSPGELAQHALSQTFLHWGVHAWSIYVVIGLALAYAIHRRGRPISIRWTLEPLLGSRVRGGLGNVIDVIALVGTIFGVATSLGLGVLQISAGLESAGLITSSMFIDLVIIAVVTCLVLFSVLSGVGKGMKWLSNTNLILAGVFVVFLLVVGPTQFLLRNFVQSTGNYLQNFVGMAFNVSAFTGAEGEAWQSTWTTFYWGWWISWAPFVGIFIARISKGRTVRQFVAGVILVPTLLTMLWFSVLGGTALYSELSGKGGLVGPDGTVDAAGALFAMLAEVPAGGVLTIGAILMIVIFFVTSADSGALVMGMIASGGEVEPKPWIRIFFTLATSLLASALLLSGGLNALKTAAIIIALPFSLVLILICWSTYRAFSRESRAYEKARRMAFLEHIGDFYGLEVEGPNQDSPLLNLRSLTTRIRGRLQPERRPRMDPFGHQSQDLKPTDAVEADAGALSGDVSEQEQ
- a CDS encoding sulfurtransferase — its product is MSVLISVANLNDRLSQNKRTVLLDVRWALGDPHGHEHYLAGHIPGAVFGDMNSQLASHGVPQDGRHPLPAEADFAHTVRMWGINENDTVVVYDDSGATAAARAWWLLRHAGLANVYLLDGGLAAWRLAKLPLEDGEVQPEPGNAVVHFGAMETIDSDGAANFDGVLLDARAGERYRGEVEPIDPRAGHIPGAVSAPTAENLAPDASFLAADKLHVRFTALGVAPGSSVAVYCGSGVTAAHQIAALEIAGFKAALYPGSWSAWSNQGERAVETVPTVGMDTNGDRLGP
- the hrpA gene encoding ATP-dependent RNA helicase HrpA — translated: MTFTITYHPALPVSERREDIMAAIAANQVTIIAGETGSGKTTQIPKMCVELGLAEQGLIGHTQPRRLAARTVAERIASELGVEIGEEVGFQVRFTGHVGPKTKIKLMTDGILLAEIQRDRLLRKYSVIIIDEAHERSLNIDFILGYLRQILPKRPDLKIIITSATIDPERFATHFASPTAPAPIIEVSGRTFPVDIRYRPLSGPATGEDLDGEDSRTDPQLDGGNSEEDRDPLDAVCDAVDELAKEAPGDVLIFFSGEREIRDAADALSARVKTNPRLRNTEILPLFARLSLAEQHAVFTPGSRRRIVLATNVAETSLTVPGIKYVIDTGTARISRYSHRTKVQRLPIERVSQASANQRSGRCGRVSDGICIRLYSEEDYNARSEFTDPEILRTNLAAVILQMTAMGVAQGPKDVAKFPFVQPPDSRAITDGVTLLRELGAVNAQGSITAVGRQLSQLPVDPRLGRMIVEAAKRGVAAEVMVLAAALTIQDPRERPTDKQQLATEKHKRFQDENSDFTGFLNLWRYIKEKQKELSSSAFRRLCKAEFINYLRVREWQDLFTQLKQMAKSLEIKVSGNDIDPVANHDAIHMSLLTGLLSHIGLYDQRKREYAGARGTKFVVFPGSALFKKSPDWVMAAELVETSRLWARVAAKFDPLWAEQVAPDLVKHTYSEPHWSKKMGSVMAHEKVTLYGVPIVPDRRIHYGRIDPELSRELFIRHALVEGDWHTNHKFFHRNQAVLAEVEEMETRMRRRDLRVDDETLFDFYDERVGSEVVSERHFDKWWKGARHESPALLDLDSHLVMAEEPELDEAAFPKLWNQDGFELPLSYEFHPTAPGSAPNPSDGVTVQVPLLFLNQLPEAPFRWQIPGLRAELVTALIKSLPKAVRKNFIPAPDVARQAAAALAADFDPSVDALEPSLELALRRIKGHVIPPGSWNWDAVPTHLRMTFSVVDKNNRILEEGQDLSALASTLAGATRRAIAESLGATPKTTQAGRAPLNTPASAASAGKNGAANLPTVPAGTVPGGSGSDKPGSESTGIQERSGLTEWSVGSLPREVRRLVAGHTVTGYPALVDEGATAGLRVFQRQDVQESAMRGGVIRLLALRVTSPDRYVLDHLSNTEKLTFSQNPHGSVTELIADCTLATIDKLTPAQLPWTDKEFNALYEVIRAELFDSVFSVTAVVERVLAANLRIRKALRDSTSLPLISALNDINEQLDLLVYPGFVAKTGFSQLSQLPRYLTAIERRLERLPSNVPRDTASMAAVQRLEDEYDDAMAALLPGQRSTAGLEHVRWMIEELRVSLFAVELGTAYSVSEKRIRVALGKAMA